One genomic window of Pirellulales bacterium includes the following:
- a CDS encoding nucleotide sugar dehydrogenase: MWAGNTPACHILFQFVDSCPDFHSSIIMNSLHQRISKKAAKVGVVGLGYVGLPLIRSFHRAGFPTLGFDVDAEKIKCLQAGHSYIKHIPASWISDWVSSGRFEPTAQMSRLGEADCILICVPTPLSDSRDPDLSYVAGTAEQIAKTLRPNQLIVLESTTYPGTTRDVVKPILEATGLTAGRDFFLAYSPEREDPGNPNFTANAIPKVVGGNDPQSFELAHALYSLAVDKTIPVSSCEVAEACKILENTYRAVNIAMVNELKMLFDRMGLDIWEVIEAAKTKPFGFQAFYPGPGLGGHCIPIDPFYLTWLARKNGLTTRFIELAGEVNAFMPQYVVQRLSEALNEQGKPIKGSNISLLGMAYKKDVDDPRESPSFTLMELLLARGAELTYNDPHVPRLPKMRHHEVPDLSSQELTAKYLAAQDCVLIATDHSAYDYDFIVEHSQLVIDTRNATKHVREQREKIRNA, encoded by the coding sequence ATGTGGGCAGGCAATACGCCAGCGTGCCATATACTATTCCAATTCGTTGACTCTTGTCCAGACTTCCATTCCTCGATCATCATGAATTCGCTTCATCAACGTATCAGCAAGAAAGCAGCCAAGGTCGGCGTGGTTGGACTAGGCTATGTGGGGCTGCCCCTGATCCGCTCATTCCACCGCGCCGGCTTCCCGACGCTTGGCTTTGATGTGGATGCCGAAAAGATAAAGTGCTTGCAGGCGGGGCACAGCTACATCAAGCATATTCCCGCCAGTTGGATTAGCGACTGGGTGAGTTCGGGCAGATTCGAGCCGACGGCGCAAATGTCGCGGCTGGGCGAGGCCGATTGTATTTTGATTTGCGTGCCGACGCCGCTCAGCGACAGCCGCGACCCCGACCTTTCGTACGTGGCTGGTACAGCCGAGCAAATCGCGAAGACATTGCGGCCGAATCAGTTGATCGTGCTGGAAAGCACCACTTATCCTGGCACGACCCGCGATGTCGTGAAGCCGATCCTCGAAGCAACAGGCTTAACGGCCGGCCGCGATTTCTTTCTGGCCTACAGTCCCGAGCGGGAAGATCCCGGCAACCCCAACTTTACGGCCAATGCAATTCCAAAAGTGGTCGGCGGAAACGATCCGCAAAGTTTCGAATTGGCGCACGCATTGTATTCGTTGGCAGTCGATAAGACGATTCCAGTTTCCAGTTGCGAGGTGGCCGAGGCGTGCAAGATCTTGGAAAACACCTATCGAGCCGTCAACATTGCGATGGTCAACGAACTCAAGATGCTGTTTGACCGGATGGGGTTGGATATTTGGGAAGTCATCGAGGCCGCGAAAACCAAGCCGTTTGGGTTCCAGGCGTTTTATCCCGGGCCTGGCTTGGGCGGCCACTGTATCCCGATCGACCCGTTTTATTTGACGTGGCTGGCGCGCAAAAACGGTCTGACGACCCGATTTATCGAACTGGCCGGTGAAGTGAACGCATTCATGCCGCAATACGTCGTTCAGCGACTGTCCGAGGCGCTCAACGAGCAAGGTAAGCCGATCAAGGGGAGTAATATCAGCTTGCTCGGTATGGCGTACAAGAAGGACGTAGACGACCCTCGCGAAAGCCCGTCATTTACACTGATGGAGCTATTGCTCGCACGCGGGGCAGAGCTCACATACAACGACCCGCATGTGCCGCGGCTGCCGAAAATGCGACACCATGAGGTGCCCGACTTGTCGAGCCAGGAACTAACCGCGAAGTATCTGGCGGCGCAAGATTGCGTGCTGATTGCCACCGATCACTCGGCGTACGACTACGATTTCATCGTCGAGCACTCGCAACTCGTCATCGATACGCGCAATGCGACCAAGCATGTGCGCGAACAGCGCGAGAAGATTCGAAATGCCTAG
- the raiA gene encoding ribosome-associated translation inhibitor RaiA: MQINITSRHGHLSAATRSKIAAKVARLERYFERVTAIEVTVDLEHETTPVVDLRVDAEHKHDFVATEQSGDLWRSLDGTVQKLEQQLRKYKEKVQARARNHATKQEAAAREA, from the coding sequence GTGCAAATCAACATCACCTCCAGGCACGGACACTTGAGTGCCGCGACACGATCGAAAATCGCCGCCAAGGTGGCACGATTGGAGCGGTACTTCGAGCGCGTCACCGCCATTGAAGTGACCGTGGACTTGGAACACGAAACCACGCCCGTTGTCGATCTCCGCGTCGATGCCGAGCATAAGCACGATTTTGTCGCCACCGAGCAATCGGGCGATTTGTGGCGAAGTCTCGACGGCACGGTGCAAAAACTCGAACAACAATTGCGTAAGTATAAAGAGAAAGTGCAAGCTCGCGCGCGAAACCATGCGACCAAGCAAGAGGCCGCCGCGCGAGAAGCCTAA
- a CDS encoding PTS sugar transporter subunit IIA: MKFADFVSREAIRADLHAEDKEGLIRETTQALLDAGKIASGELDSITRAIMKREELGSTGIGRGVAVPHTKHPSVSQLLGTVAVSQQGVDFDSLDGEKVQLFFLLISPPDRPGEHLRALENISRQLRNDTFCKFLKQAKSADEIWQLLVEADNNQFGS; encoded by the coding sequence ATGAAGTTTGCCGACTTTGTCAGTCGTGAAGCAATCCGAGCGGACCTGCATGCGGAGGATAAGGAAGGGTTAATTCGCGAAACGACGCAAGCACTGTTGGACGCCGGCAAGATTGCTTCCGGCGAATTGGACAGCATCACTCGCGCCATCATGAAACGGGAAGAGTTAGGCAGCACCGGCATCGGTCGCGGCGTAGCCGTGCCGCACACGAAACATCCCAGCGTCAGCCAATTGCTGGGAACCGTCGCCGTCAGCCAACAAGGCGTTGATTTCGACAGCCTCGATGGCGAAAAGGTGCAACTATTTTTTTTATTGATTTCGCCTCCCGATCGGCCGGGCGAACATTTGCGGGCGCTGGAAAACATCTCGCGCCAATTGCGGAACGACACTTTCTGCAAGTTCCTCAAGCAAGCAAAATCGGCGGACGAAATCTGGCAACTGTTGGTGGAAGCCGACAATAATCAATTTGGTAGTTAA
- a CDS encoding HPr family phosphocarrier protein, which yields MSDEQACCTAVVKHPLGIHLRPASLIVGLAKKYQAKIEIVRDRQRVDGRSILDLLTMAIEQGSEVRIEAIGPDAEEAATALAELIASDFADDEQEPKQTQG from the coding sequence ATGAGCGACGAACAAGCCTGCTGCACCGCCGTAGTGAAGCACCCGCTGGGAATTCACTTGCGTCCGGCAAGCTTGATCGTTGGACTGGCGAAGAAATATCAGGCCAAGATTGAAATCGTACGCGACCGGCAGCGCGTCGATGGCCGGAGCATCCTCGATTTGCTCACGATGGCCATCGAACAAGGGAGCGAGGTCCGAATCGAAGCAATCGGTCCCGACGCCGAAGAGGCCGCGACCGCCTTGGCAGAATTGATCGCCAGCGACTTTGCGGACGACGAACAAGAACCGAAACAAACCCAGGGCTAG